The following proteins come from a genomic window of Blastococcus sp. HT6-30:
- a CDS encoding TlpA disulfide reductase family protein: MRRVVPVLGLVCAVLLGGCSSGDDGAAAAPSTTPPAAALTACPEQPDRQAAGTERLPALSFDCPGGGSLDLGRAPGVPMVVNLWGSWCPPCREETPILQDFAEMAGNQVRMVGVISKDGLPQAASFAEDAGVTFPSAFDGEGRLMAELGLNVLPFTYFVDADGALVHTESGPVGSLDELRGLVAEHLGVQL; this comes from the coding sequence ATGCGCCGGGTCGTGCCGGTCCTCGGCCTCGTCTGCGCCGTGCTGCTCGGCGGCTGCTCCTCCGGCGACGACGGCGCCGCCGCGGCGCCGTCCACGACGCCCCCCGCCGCCGCGCTGACCGCCTGCCCCGAGCAGCCCGACAGGCAGGCGGCGGGCACCGAGCGGCTGCCGGCGCTGTCCTTCGACTGCCCCGGTGGCGGCTCCCTCGACCTGGGCCGCGCCCCCGGCGTCCCCATGGTCGTGAACCTGTGGGGGAGCTGGTGCCCGCCCTGCCGCGAGGAGACGCCGATCCTTCAGGATTTTGCCGAGATGGCCGGGAACCAGGTGCGGATGGTCGGCGTCATCAGCAAGGACGGGCTGCCGCAGGCCGCCTCCTTCGCCGAGGACGCGGGCGTCACCTTCCCCAGCGCGTTCGACGGCGAGGGCCGGCTGATGGCGGAGCTCGGGCTCAACGTGCTGCCCTTCACCTACTTCGTCGACGCCGACGGCGCACTGGTGCACACCGAGTCCGGTCCCGTCGGCTCGCTGGACGAGCTGCGCGGCCTCGTCGCCGAGCACCTCGGGGTGCAGCTGTGA
- a CDS encoding MarP family serine protease — translation MSLVDLVLIVLALLFALSGFRQGLLVSATSILGFLGGAVLGAQLAGPVGDRIEGSSVTRVFAALVVVLAGALLGQILAGAVGRAVRARVTWEPAKMVDSVTGAVVSAASVLLVAWMVASPLASSPFPQVASQVRQSALVQAVDQAVPDGVRTVYENLREAIDRRGLPDVLDPLTPTDARAVPAPDPALQNSKVVASVEGSVVKIRGVAPSCSRQIDGSGFVYAPERVMTNAHVLAGVTDPVVLAEGKEYDAVPVLVDEEVDVAVLAVPGLPQVPLRFTEQPADSGDDAIIMGYPGGGPLYVGAARVRSRGEISGPDFRNTRTVVRDVYALYGQVRAGNSGGPLFAPDGSVLGVVFASAIDDPETGYALTGPQVAEAAAQGSRAGAEVGTGSCE, via the coding sequence GTGTCCCTCGTCGACCTGGTCCTGATCGTCCTCGCCCTGCTGTTCGCGCTCTCCGGTTTCCGCCAAGGGCTGCTCGTGTCGGCCACCTCGATCCTCGGGTTCCTCGGCGGTGCCGTGCTCGGCGCGCAGCTGGCGGGGCCGGTGGGGGACCGCATCGAGGGCTCCAGCGTGACGCGCGTCTTCGCCGCGCTGGTCGTGGTGCTCGCGGGGGCGCTGCTGGGCCAGATCCTGGCCGGGGCGGTGGGCCGGGCCGTGCGCGCCCGGGTGACCTGGGAGCCGGCCAAGATGGTCGACTCCGTCACCGGCGCGGTGGTGTCGGCGGCGTCGGTGCTGCTGGTCGCGTGGATGGTCGCCTCACCGCTGGCGAGCTCGCCGTTCCCGCAGGTGGCCAGCCAGGTCCGGCAGTCGGCGCTGGTGCAGGCCGTCGACCAGGCGGTGCCCGACGGCGTCCGCACCGTCTACGAGAACCTGCGCGAGGCCATCGACCGGCGGGGGCTGCCCGACGTCCTCGACCCGCTCACCCCGACCGATGCGCGCGCGGTCCCGGCGCCGGACCCGGCGCTGCAGAACAGCAAGGTCGTCGCCTCCGTCGAGGGATCGGTCGTGAAGATCCGAGGAGTCGCGCCCTCCTGCTCCCGGCAGATCGACGGGTCCGGGTTCGTCTACGCACCCGAGCGGGTCATGACCAACGCCCACGTGCTGGCCGGCGTCACCGATCCGGTCGTCCTCGCGGAGGGGAAGGAGTACGACGCCGTTCCCGTCCTCGTCGACGAGGAGGTCGACGTGGCGGTGCTCGCGGTGCCGGGCCTGCCGCAGGTGCCGCTGCGCTTCACGGAGCAGCCGGCCGACTCGGGCGACGACGCGATCATCATGGGCTACCCCGGCGGCGGCCCCCTCTACGTCGGCGCGGCCCGCGTCCGGAGCCGCGGCGAGATCAGCGGCCCGGACTTCCGCAACACCCGGACCGTCGTCCGCGACGTCTACGCGCTCTACGGGCAGGTGCGGGCCGGCAACTCCGGTGGTCCGCTGTTCGCGCCGGACGGCAGCGTCCTGGGGGTCGTCTTCGCCTCGGCGATCGACGACCCGGAGACCGGCTACGCGCTCACCGGCCCGCAGGTCGCGGAGGCGGCGGCGCAGGGCAGCCGGGCCGGGGCCGAGGTCGGCACCGGCTCCTGCGAGTGA
- a CDS encoding Crp/Fnr family transcriptional regulator — MDEVLAQSGLFQGLSEDAVDPVISRLETITLPRGRVVFNEGEPGDSLYIVITGKIKLSRRSPDGRENVLAVMGPSDQFGELSVFDPGPRTATATAVTDVKLARMPQSVLLPWIEAHPEIGEQLLRVLARRLRRTNDSVADLIFTDVPGRVAKALLQMADRFGNRDSDGLRVKHDLTQEELAQLVGASRETVNKALADFVHRGWIQLQGKSVVVLDEERLRRRAR; from the coding sequence GTGGACGAGGTGCTGGCTCAGTCGGGGCTCTTCCAAGGGCTCTCCGAGGACGCGGTGGACCCCGTCATCAGCCGGCTCGAGACGATCACCCTCCCCCGGGGCCGGGTGGTGTTCAACGAGGGCGAACCCGGCGACAGCCTGTACATCGTCATCACCGGCAAGATCAAGCTGTCCCGTCGCTCGCCCGACGGCCGGGAGAACGTGCTCGCCGTCATGGGCCCGTCGGACCAGTTCGGCGAGCTGTCGGTCTTCGACCCGGGCCCGCGCACCGCTACCGCGACCGCCGTCACCGACGTCAAGCTGGCGCGCATGCCGCAGTCGGTGCTGCTGCCTTGGATCGAGGCGCACCCGGAGATCGGCGAGCAGCTGCTGCGCGTGCTGGCCCGCCGCCTGCGCCGCACCAACGACTCCGTCGCCGACCTGATCTTCACCGACGTGCCCGGCCGTGTCGCCAAGGCGCTGCTGCAGATGGCCGACCGCTTCGGCAACCGCGACTCCGACGGCCTGCGCGTCAAGCACGACCTCACCCAGGAGGAGCTGGCCCAGCTGGTCGGCGCCTCCCGCGAGACGGTGAACAAGGCCCTGGCCGACTTCGTGCACCGCGGCTGGATCCAGCTGCAGGGCAAGTCCGTCGTCGTCCTCGACGAGGAGCGCCTGCGCCGCCGCGCACGCTGA
- a CDS encoding NUDIX hydrolase — protein MSAEPKQAATVLLLRDGAPGLEVYLLRRTKGMPFAGGMTAYPGGGVDPRDGDTEIGWAGPAPAQWATAFGCDERTARELVCAAVRETFEEAGVLLAGLPDGGGVVPSVSGNDWEEQRQALLSRELSLAGLLADRGLVLRSDLLRPFAHWITPPVEPRRYDTKFFAAALPVGQEARDVSGEADEAAWLSPAAALAELDAGTRPMLPPTSHTLGQLTAFPDVAAALAGSPPDPLHPISPRFEETPEGRWAVLPDGTRIRLAVPLPS, from the coding sequence GTGAGCGCCGAGCCGAAGCAGGCGGCGACGGTCCTGCTGCTGCGGGACGGGGCGCCCGGGCTCGAGGTCTACCTGCTCCGCCGCACCAAGGGGATGCCCTTCGCCGGCGGGATGACCGCCTATCCCGGCGGCGGCGTCGACCCGCGGGACGGCGACACCGAGATCGGCTGGGCCGGGCCTGCGCCCGCGCAGTGGGCGACCGCTTTCGGCTGCGACGAGCGCACCGCCCGCGAGCTGGTGTGCGCCGCGGTGCGGGAGACGTTCGAGGAGGCGGGTGTCCTGCTGGCCGGGCTGCCCGACGGCGGCGGGGTCGTGCCGTCGGTCTCGGGGAACGACTGGGAGGAGCAGCGCCAGGCGCTGCTGTCGCGCGAGCTCTCCCTCGCCGGGCTGCTGGCCGACCGCGGCCTGGTGCTGCGGTCGGACCTGCTGCGCCCCTTCGCGCACTGGATCACCCCGCCGGTCGAGCCCCGCCGCTACGACACCAAGTTCTTCGCCGCGGCCCTGCCGGTCGGCCAGGAGGCGCGGGACGTCTCCGGTGAGGCCGACGAGGCCGCGTGGCTGAGCCCGGCCGCGGCGCTGGCCGAGCTGGATGCCGGCACCCGCCCGATGTTGCCGCCGACGTCGCACACGCTGGGTCAGCTGACCGCGTTCCCCGACGTCGCCGCCGCGCTGGCCGGCTCCCCGCCGGACCCGCTGCACCCGATCAGCCCCCGGTTCGAGGAGACCCCCGAAGGTCGCTGGGCGGTCCTGCCCGACGGCACCCGCATCCGCCTGGCGGTGCCCCTTCCGTCGTGA
- a CDS encoding phage holin family protein, which yields MAHSVSSTRTDGASPAVEPSIGTLVQSAMADVSTLVRNEIELAKAEIGASAKKGGVGAASFAAAGLFAAFAGIFFFIALAEFVTWLGLARWISYLIVFGLLIALAGIAALIGKKMMNKIEKPERTIESLRELPDVMHRQVPGARHREVPVVRGGKVERRNEPYRV from the coding sequence GTGGCCCACAGTGTGTCGTCGACCCGCACCGACGGGGCCAGCCCGGCCGTCGAGCCCTCCATCGGCACGCTCGTGCAGAGCGCGATGGCCGACGTCTCCACGCTGGTGCGCAACGAGATCGAGCTCGCCAAGGCGGAGATCGGCGCGTCGGCGAAGAAGGGCGGCGTCGGCGCCGCCTCCTTCGCCGCGGCCGGCCTCTTCGCCGCCTTCGCCGGCATCTTCTTCTTCATCGCGCTGGCCGAGTTCGTCACCTGGCTCGGTCTGGCCCGGTGGATCTCCTACCTGATCGTCTTCGGGCTGCTGATCGCGCTCGCCGGCATCGCGGCGCTCATCGGCAAGAAGATGATGAACAAGATCGAGAAGCCCGAGCGGACGATCGAGTCGCTGCGCGAGCTGCCCGACGTGATGCACCGGCAGGTCCCCGGGGCCCGGCACCGCGAGGTTCCGGTCGTCCGTGGCGGCAAGGTCGAGCGCCGCAACGAGCCCTATCGGGTCTGA
- a CDS encoding RidA family protein: MTSPASAAGAPAQSWHARLAELGIRLPPVAPPVASYVPAVRAGSLVFTSGQLPFAEGGLRRTGKVGGSVDVEAAAADAKLCALNALAAIDELVGLDSVARVVRVVGYVASVEGFTGQPRVVNGASELLGRIFGEAGTHARTAVGVAELPLGAPVEVELTVELR, from the coding sequence ATGACCAGCCCCGCCTCGGCGGCCGGCGCACCGGCGCAGAGCTGGCACGCCCGGCTCGCGGAGCTGGGCATCCGGCTGCCCCCGGTCGCCCCGCCCGTGGCCTCCTACGTGCCCGCCGTCCGCGCCGGCTCGCTGGTCTTCACCTCCGGCCAGCTGCCGTTCGCCGAGGGCGGCCTGCGCCGCACCGGCAAGGTCGGCGGCTCGGTCGACGTCGAAGCGGCCGCGGCCGACGCCAAGCTGTGCGCCCTGAACGCGCTGGCCGCGATCGACGAGCTGGTCGGGCTGGACTCGGTCGCCCGCGTGGTGCGCGTCGTGGGCTACGTCGCCAGCGTCGAGGGCTTCACGGGCCAGCCGCGGGTGGTCAACGGCGCCAGCGAGCTGCTGGGCCGGATCTTCGGCGAGGCCGGCACGCACGCCCGCACCGCCGTAGGGGTGGCGGAGCTGCCGCTCGGCGCGCCCGTGGAGGTCGAGCTCACCGTCGAGCTCCGGTGA
- a CDS encoding alpha/beta hydrolase translates to MTVPPDGRPDATSVLLPGPWTHRDISANGVRLHAAEAGEGPLVLLLHGFPQFWWTWRAQLTALADAGFRAVAPDLRGYGASDKPPRGYDLPTLSADVAALVRALGERHAAVVGHDWGGLLGWTMAALHPRVVHRLVVVSMAHPRLLRAGMTDRRQRRALRHALGFQVPRLPERRLTRLDDDPVADLMQRWAGPEWARTTDFAAAVDRYRSAARIPQAAYGAMEYYRWAGRSQIRPDGLRYARRMAAPITAPTLQLHGALDPYVLPETARGSGRYVAGAYEWRELPGVGHFPQEEAPDEVSRAIISHLR, encoded by the coding sequence ATGACCGTCCCCCCGGACGGCCGTCCCGACGCCACGAGCGTCCTGCTCCCCGGGCCGTGGACCCACCGCGACATCTCCGCCAACGGCGTGCGCCTGCACGCGGCGGAGGCCGGCGAGGGGCCGCTGGTCCTGCTGCTGCACGGCTTTCCGCAGTTCTGGTGGACCTGGCGTGCGCAGCTGACCGCCCTGGCCGACGCGGGCTTCCGCGCGGTGGCGCCGGACCTGCGCGGCTACGGCGCCAGCGACAAGCCGCCCCGCGGGTACGACCTGCCCACCCTCTCCGCCGACGTCGCGGCCCTGGTGCGGGCGCTCGGTGAGCGCCACGCGGCAGTGGTCGGCCACGACTGGGGCGGTCTGCTCGGCTGGACGATGGCCGCCCTGCACCCCCGCGTGGTGCACCGCCTCGTCGTCGTCTCGATGGCCCACCCCCGGCTGCTACGGGCCGGCATGACCGACCGCCGGCAACGCCGGGCACTGCGGCACGCCCTCGGCTTCCAGGTGCCGCGCCTGCCCGAGCGACGGCTGACCCGCCTCGACGACGACCCGGTGGCCGACCTGATGCAGCGCTGGGCCGGGCCGGAGTGGGCCCGCACCACCGACTTCGCCGCCGCCGTGGACCGGTACCGCTCGGCGGCGCGCATCCCGCAGGCCGCCTACGGCGCGATGGAGTACTACCGCTGGGCGGGGCGGTCGCAGATACGGCCCGACGGCCTGCGCTACGCGCGCCGGATGGCCGCCCCGATCACCGCGCCGACCCTGCAGCTGCACGGCGCGCTGGACCCGTACGTCCTGCCGGAGACCGCGCGCGGCTCCGGCCGGTACGTCGCCGGCGCCTACGAGTGGCGTGAGCTGCCCGGGGTGGGCCACTTCCCCCAGGAGGAGGCCCCGGACGAGGTCAGCCGGGCCATCATCTCGCACCTCCGGTGA
- the nth gene encoding endonuclease III: MSAPASPPAYARPTRARRPTRAALTGASPFDPGETPLGRTRRARRMARELAVIHPDAHCELDFTNAFELLVATVLSAQTTDKTVNKVTPALFARYPDAVALAGADREQLEAILKPTGFFRAKATSVLGLSQALVERFDGEVPPRMADLVTLPGVGRKTANVVLGNAFGVPGLTVDTHFGRLVRRFGWTEEDDPVKVEAEIAQLVPKKEWTDFSHRVIFHGRRVCHAKKAACGACGLAQWCPSFGIGPVDPELALKLVKTPTASDTE, encoded by the coding sequence GTGTCCGCACCCGCGTCCCCACCGGCCTACGCGCGCCCGACCCGAGCCAGGCGCCCCACCCGCGCGGCGCTGACCGGGGCCTCCCCGTTCGACCCCGGCGAGACGCCGCTCGGGCGCACCCGCCGCGCACGGCGGATGGCCCGCGAGCTGGCGGTCATCCACCCCGACGCGCACTGCGAGCTGGACTTCACGAACGCCTTCGAGCTGCTGGTCGCCACTGTCCTGTCGGCGCAGACCACGGACAAGACGGTCAACAAGGTCACCCCGGCGCTCTTCGCGCGCTACCCCGACGCGGTGGCGCTGGCCGGTGCCGACCGGGAGCAGCTGGAGGCCATCCTCAAGCCGACCGGCTTCTTCCGGGCGAAGGCGACCTCGGTGCTGGGTCTGAGCCAGGCGCTGGTCGAGCGCTTCGACGGCGAGGTCCCGCCCCGGATGGCCGACCTGGTCACCCTGCCGGGGGTCGGCCGGAAGACGGCGAACGTCGTCCTCGGAAACGCCTTCGGCGTCCCGGGGCTGACGGTCGACACCCACTTCGGCCGGCTCGTGCGCCGGTTCGGCTGGACCGAGGAGGACGACCCGGTCAAGGTCGAGGCCGAGATCGCGCAGCTGGTGCCGAAGAAGGAGTGGACCGACTTCAGCCACCGGGTGATCTTCCACGGGCGGCGGGTCTGCCACGCCAAGAAGGCGGCCTGCGGCGCGTGCGGGTTGGCGCAGTGGTGCCCGTCGTTCGGCATCGGGCCGGTCGACCCGGAGCTCGCGCTGAAGCTCGTGAAGACCCCGACGGCCTCGGACACCGAGTGA
- a CDS encoding cupredoxin domain-containing protein: MPPATRTLLAGPRARAVAVAAVLVLLAGCGEDPAPAAPATEGLGEVAVAADGVQEVTVQTRDDYEFYPDRFTVAPGRVRLTVVNAADEMTHNLEYTDEELPAPIDAGVPFLAPGQEETIEFEVATPGDYPFACTFHLQLGQVGTMTVSG; this comes from the coding sequence GTGCCCCCCGCCACTCGCACGCTCCTGGCGGGTCCCCGCGCGAGGGCCGTCGCGGTCGCCGCCGTGCTGGTGCTGCTGGCCGGGTGCGGCGAGGACCCGGCGCCGGCGGCACCCGCCACCGAGGGCCTCGGCGAGGTGGCAGTCGCCGCCGACGGCGTCCAGGAGGTCACCGTCCAGACCCGGGACGACTACGAGTTCTACCCCGACCGGTTCACCGTCGCCCCCGGCCGGGTGCGGCTCACCGTGGTCAACGCGGCCGACGAGATGACCCACAACCTCGAGTACACCGACGAGGAGCTGCCGGCGCCGATCGACGCCGGCGTCCCCTTCCTCGCCCCCGGGCAGGAGGAGACGATCGAGTTCGAGGTGGCGACGCCCGGCGACTACCCGTTCGCCTGCACGTTCCACCTGCAGCTCGGGCAGGTGGGCACGATGACGGTCAGCGGGTGA
- a CDS encoding CoA pyrophosphatase: MSAGSDVDGLPEYLRRLIDAAADLPLRHRMPKATATARRSAVLILFGESAAGPDVLLIEKSAHLRSHAGQPAFPGGGVDPGDDYPVGTALREAQEEAGIDPAGVRVLATLQELYLPPSDRLVVPVVGWWDDPRDVSVGDPHEVARVARVPLAELADPDNRFRLRHPSGYVGPAFAVADMLVWGFTAGLLEAILEAAGLARPWDATDVRPIPEAMLRPYTLPGSGDDDEAGGAAAPAVADPAPDGAPTRTVRPR, from the coding sequence GTGAGCGCCGGTTCCGACGTGGACGGGCTTCCGGAATACCTCCGGCGGCTGATCGACGCCGCAGCCGACCTACCGCTGCGGCACCGCATGCCGAAGGCCACCGCCACCGCTCGGCGGTCGGCGGTGCTGATCCTCTTCGGCGAGAGCGCAGCGGGGCCCGACGTGCTGCTCATCGAGAAGTCCGCACACCTGCGCAGCCACGCCGGCCAGCCGGCCTTCCCGGGCGGTGGGGTCGATCCCGGGGACGACTACCCCGTCGGGACGGCGCTGCGCGAGGCGCAGGAGGAGGCCGGGATCGACCCGGCGGGCGTGCGGGTGCTCGCGACGCTGCAGGAGCTCTACCTGCCGCCGTCCGACCGGCTGGTCGTGCCGGTGGTGGGCTGGTGGGACGACCCGCGCGACGTCAGCGTCGGGGATCCGCACGAAGTCGCCCGCGTGGCACGGGTACCCCTCGCCGAGCTGGCCGACCCGGACAACCGGTTCCGGCTGCGGCACCCCTCGGGCTACGTCGGACCGGCCTTCGCGGTGGCCGACATGCTGGTGTGGGGATTCACCGCCGGGCTGCTGGAGGCGATCCTCGAGGCAGCCGGTCTGGCCCGGCCGTGGGACGCCACCGACGTGCGTCCGATCCCCGAGGCGATGCTGCGGCCCTACACCCTGCCGGGCTCCGGGGACGACGACGAGGCAGGGGGCGCCGCCGCGCCGGCGGTGGCCGATCCCGCGCCCGACGGCGCTCCGACGCGTACGGTTCGGCCCCGATGA